Proteins encoded by one window of Candidatus Woesearchaeota archaeon:
- a CDS encoding AbrB/MazE/SpoVT family DNA-binding domain-containing protein encodes MGISVITRNYQLTLPKDVRSMKNFRIGDKVLFVVDDDRIELVKADKKILENAAGLWLDLKETGEIYQKRVRAQWKKRSM; translated from the coding sequence ATGGGGATCTCAGTAATAACAAGGAACTATCAGCTCACATTACCAAAAGATGTAAGGTCAATGAAAAACTTTCGTATAGGGGATAAAGTGTTGTTCGTTGTTGATGACGATCGCATAGAGTTAGTAAAAGCAGATAAGAAAATCCTGGAAAATGCAGCGGGATTATGGTTAGATCTCAAGGAAACAGGAGAAATATATCAGAAAAGAGTGCGAGCGCAATGGAAAAAAAGATCTATGTGA
- a CDS encoding PIN domain-containing protein has product MEKKIYVIDTCIFIDHLRNYLPALSFFELILGREDILFSAITEVELLQGNANTVQEKREMLLKYLALWKKIPVDNPLTVLAGDISRKYNVAVPDAIIAATAIINNAVLITKNVKDFNKITNLNIKEPY; this is encoded by the coding sequence ATGGAAAAAAAGATCTATGTGATTGATACATGCATTTTTATTGATCATTTGAGAAATTATCTCCCTGCTCTTTCCTTCTTTGAGCTTATACTTGGAAGGGAAGATATTCTTTTTTCAGCTATTACTGAGGTTGAACTATTGCAGGGAAATGCAAATACTGTGCAGGAGAAGAGAGAAATGCTCTTAAAATACCTGGCGCTATGGAAAAAAATACCAGTAGATAATCCATTGACCGTTCTTGCGGGGGATATAAGTAGAAAATACAATGTTGCGGTTCCTGATGCAATTATTGCGGCAACTGCCATTATTAATAATGCGGTGCTTATTACAAAGAATGTAAAAGATTTTAACAAAATTACTAACCTAAATATAAAAGAGCCATATTAA
- a CDS encoding metallophosphoesterase, whose translation MTASIAILGDLHGHYVLAATLLKRWERETGKTLDAVLQVGDMGIFPCPFARIDEATKRFAEKDPDEISFQQFYEGTGDAELLFGGERPLFDKNILFIGGNHEDFDFLAQHEGPEGVCAVDAFGKFHYLRDGAETAIETKRNGPIVIAGLGGLEYRTGQRESWHFSSVAYRALMAKEGVDILLTHHPPFDGTTERGSPKVKELIETVQPAYHFCGHYHDPGQQLSVQGKTQSYLLNEVNFRNARRINPGCVGILTWEHMSHHSFAVLDEPWMQEYTRENYKGKLRELITA comes from the coding sequence ATGACTGCTTCTATCGCTATTCTCGGTGATCTTCATGGTCATTACGTTCTCGCCGCAACGCTTTTAAAACGTTGGGAGAGAGAAACAGGAAAGACTCTCGACGCTGTTCTTCAAGTTGGAGATATGGGTATTTTTCCATGTCCATTTGCAAGAATTGATGAAGCGACAAAACGATTCGCAGAAAAAGATCCAGATGAAATCAGCTTTCAACAATTTTATGAAGGAACAGGTGATGCAGAACTTCTTTTTGGTGGAGAAAGACCTCTTTTTGACAAAAACATACTTTTTATTGGTGGGAATCATGAAGACTTTGATTTTCTTGCACAGCATGAAGGACCAGAAGGGGTATGTGCAGTTGATGCATTTGGTAAATTTCATTATTTGAGAGATGGCGCAGAAACAGCTATTGAAACAAAAAGAAATGGTCCAATAGTTATTGCTGGACTTGGTGGATTAGAATATAGAACTGGACAAAGAGAATCATGGCATTTTAGCAGTGTTGCATATAGAGCACTTATGGCAAAAGAAGGTGTTGATATTCTTCTGACGCATCATCCACCATTTGATGGAACTACGGAACGAGGTTCTCCAAAAGTGAAAGAGCTTATTGAGACAGTTCAACCAGCTTATCATTTCTGTGGGCACTATCATGATCCTGGACAACAACTTTCCGTGCAGGGAAAAACACAATCGTATCTCTTAAATGAAGTCAATTTTAGAAATGCGAGAAGAATAAATCCTGGATGTGTTGGTATTCTTACGTGGGAACATATGTCGCATCATTCCTTTGCAGTTCTCGATGAACCATGGATGCAAGAATACACAAGAGAGAATTATAAGGGAAAATTGAGAGAATTGATAACTGCTTAG
- a CDS encoding carboxypeptidase regulatory-like domain-containing protein: MNTRDFLFLVLSFPVLTLLLLFTIQSSSAAIYGITIGDTNFTCGASDDICPSDYVACEACTVDTTGDTSAIADDPDCCVANSCGWGCTDSGEVCGDSTYEYTKDETDSEGDSVDSGGEEDCSGSSCTTEEVIDDDNNPACVDSYEDGTALGIDYLDNCADDGTLYRPYTYTSDLCSSDVSCHDTDDTGDEEICDEGNWHDADESETYCDAAQGTWTTGTSTSDTFNDDYDGDLTNGYCDGDDGYFVTGAIVAETYRGSTSCEALEGVTVSIKDMSDTSIVYDTDTTESATWSTIISDCDNADNTVGEYVVTLEPDTYYLVAEKDGYNTVTKTIDLSSMTGDETLDYFEMYLSAECQSDCTMNDRTCYASCDGVNGCSYSSYEEESIANYCDGRREGYRYVLSEETDSASNSVYGYEVYCCSEEPQSYTREYFSAEDVETNCVENIIAREKTVLLNGEWVDLHFVIFSDPQPEKEDCSEYEDFRCDVYGEAFC; encoded by the coding sequence ATGAATACTCGAGATTTTTTGTTTCTTGTTCTTTCTTTTCCAGTTCTTACTCTTTTGCTTCTCTTTACTATTCAATCATCTTCTGCCGCGATCTATGGCATTACCATAGGAGACACGAACTTTACCTGCGGCGCAAGTGATGATATATGCCCTTCTGATTATGTTGCTTGCGAAGCTTGCACTGTTGACACCACTGGAGACACTAGCGCTATTGCTGATGATCCAGATTGCTGTGTCGCGAATTCCTGCGGTTGGGGATGCACAGATTCCGGCGAAGTGTGCGGCGATTCTACTTATGAATACACCAAAGATGAAACAGACAGCGAAGGAGATTCTGTCGACAGTGGCGGAGAAGAAGATTGCTCTGGAAGCAGTTGTACGACAGAAGAAGTTATTGATGACGATAATAACCCTGCATGCGTTGATAGTTATGAAGATGGAACCGCTCTTGGTATTGATTATTTGGATAATTGCGCAGATGATGGCACGCTTTACCGACCATATACATACACTTCTGATCTTTGCTCGAGCGATGTGAGCTGTCATGACACCGATGATACTGGCGATGAAGAAATTTGCGATGAAGGGAACTGGCATGACGCTGATGAAAGTGAAACATATTGCGACGCCGCACAAGGAACATGGACAACAGGAACTTCTACTTCAGATACATTCAACGATGATTACGATGGTGATTTGACCAACGGCTATTGCGACGGTGACGACGGCTATTTTGTTACAGGAGCAATTGTCGCTGAGACGTATAGAGGAAGTACTTCTTGCGAAGCACTTGAAGGAGTGACCGTGAGCATCAAAGACATGAGTGATACTTCGATCGTGTATGATACTGACACCACTGAATCGGCAACATGGAGCACGATTATTTCTGATTGTGATAATGCTGACAATACTGTTGGAGAATATGTCGTGACTCTTGAACCTGACACCTATTACCTTGTCGCGGAAAAAGATGGATACAATACAGTCACAAAAACGATTGACCTCAGTTCTATGACTGGCGATGAAACCCTTGATTATTTCGAAATGTATTTGAGCGCAGAATGTCAATCGGATTGCACGATGAACGATCGAACGTGTTACGCGTCCTGCGATGGCGTTAATGGTTGTAGCTATTCCTCTTATGAAGAGGAAAGCATCGCGAATTATTGCGATGGACGCCGCGAAGGGTATCGTTATGTTTTAAGTGAAGAAACGGATTCCGCGAGTAACAGTGTTTATGGCTATGAAGTGTATTGTTGCAGCGAAGAACCGCAATCGTATACTCGAGAATATTTCAGCGCAGAAGATGTGGAAACAAATTGTGTTGAAAACATTATCGCGCGAGAAAAGACTGTGTTACTGAATGGAGAATGGGTGGATCTTCATTTTGTGATTTTTAGTGATCCACAACCTGAAAAAGAAGATTGCTCGGAGTATGAAGACTTTCGATGTGACGTATATGGTGAGGCATTTTGTTAA
- a CDS encoding Lrp/AsnC family transcriptional regulator — translation MPKQIAQQKEKELLITLRQNSRLSLTEISKKTQIPVTTIYDKLKEACDDIITRYTVLLDFAKLGYNVRVQFFIKAHKNKREDLFQYLLNHPNINSAYIINNGYDFACEALFRDIAHAELFARELEEKHRVPKVDSFYVLQDFKREGFLLDAVAC, via the coding sequence ATGCCAAAACAAATAGCACAACAAAAGGAAAAAGAATTGTTAATTACATTACGACAAAATAGCCGATTAAGCTTGACGGAAATCAGCAAGAAAACGCAGATTCCTGTCACCACTATCTACGACAAGCTGAAAGAAGCGTGTGATGACATTATTACGCGCTACACTGTTTTGCTCGATTTTGCAAAATTGGGCTACAACGTTCGCGTTCAGTTTTTCATCAAAGCGCACAAGAACAAACGAGAAGACCTTTTTCAATATCTTTTGAACCATCCAAACATCAACAGCGCGTACATTATCAACAACGGCTATGATTTTGCCTGCGAAGCGCTTTTCCGCGACATCGCGCACGCGGAACTTTTTGCACGAGAACTTGAAGAAAAGCACCGTGTGCCAAAAGTTGATAGCTTTTATGTTTTACAGGATTTCAAGCGGGAGGGCTTCCTTTTAGACGCTGTTGCTTGTTAA
- a CDS encoding site-specific integrase, which yields MKPRQQTEREGTCNKKKLPYVLSKQQLLQLLLVIKDKRYAMLVFMGCFQGLRIGEMLRLKWADVDLEHGELKVIDGKNTKRYKSNYGKDRIVPINDMFLHVWKQWRAMNEDETFVIPVKTANKRESPGEIRSLSRPFQRRFTEYLEEARLLEIDYYQENGEPRYKYHLHTLRHVCGTNLRRAGLGIDYVQDFLGHEDIESTKLYLQLAKDDLREVSHLAYAYPKSRIGSPQALIQPIEIALDKETLRLQKEILEKKLQLAQLQQVVEVHS from the coding sequence ATGAAACCAAGACAACAAACAGAACGAGAGGGAACGTGCAATAAGAAAAAACTGCCGTATGTCCTTTCAAAACAACAGCTCCTACAACTACTGCTCGTTATCAAAGATAAGCGTTATGCTATGCTTGTGTTTATGGGATGTTTTCAGGGACTGCGCATTGGGGAGATGCTTCGTTTAAAATGGGCAGATGTGGATTTGGAACATGGAGAACTCAAAGTTATAGATGGAAAGAACACCAAACGGTATAAAAGTAATTATGGAAAAGATCGAATTGTTCCTATTAATGATATGTTTCTTCATGTCTGGAAACAATGGAGAGCAATGAACGAAGATGAAACCTTTGTCATTCCTGTCAAAACTGCGAACAAGAGAGAAAGTCCTGGAGAAATACGTTCTCTCTCACGACCTTTCCAACGAAGATTTACAGAATATCTGGAAGAAGCAAGACTTTTGGAAATAGACTATTATCAGGAAAATGGAGAACCGCGATATAAATATCACCTTCATACATTGCGTCATGTCTGTGGTACAAATCTTCGTCGTGCTGGTTTGGGAATTGACTATGTTCAAGACTTTTTAGGACATGAAGATATTGAATCAACAAAATTGTACCTTCAGCTCGCAAAAGATGATCTTCGAGAAGTAAGTCATCTCGCGTATGCGTATCCAAAATCTCGCATAGGCTCTCCGCAAGCGCTTATTCAACCGATCGAAATTGCCTTAGACAAAGAAACACTGCGACTTCAGAAAGAGATATTAGAGAAAAAGCTGCAACTTGCGCAGTTACAGCAGGTTGTTGAGGTGCACTCATGA
- a CDS encoding DNA cytosine methyltransferase — protein sequence MKPRILDLFAGCGGFSQGFMQAGCEVIAFVEQWQPAVATFQQNHPSAQLIGTDITKIKNDDLLKYYKKIDIIIGGPPCQGFSLCGNRDPKDKRNQLYKHFLRFVEVIEPIYVVLENVHGLLTMRDTDGEKIIHKIVERFIENDYSVTYKILDAANYGVPQHRKRLFIIARKMKWFSSEHLSKKTVADALDDLTNQENVLNGHEFFTPTQETIQKIRNLKQGERMSLKFNTSRQRLFADKPSRTILTKPIYIHPFYNRFLTARELARLQSFPDNFLFCGSKIDKVKQIGNAVPPLLAKKIAESLRCTP from the coding sequence ATGAAACCAAGAATTCTCGATTTATTTGCTGGCTGTGGTGGTTTCAGTCAGGGCTTTATGCAAGCAGGCTGCGAAGTAATTGCCTTTGTCGAGCAGTGGCAGCCAGCAGTTGCCACCTTTCAGCAGAACCATCCTTCTGCACAACTGATTGGCACTGACATTACAAAAATAAAAAATGATGATCTCTTGAAATACTACAAGAAAATTGACATTATCATAGGAGGACCACCATGTCAAGGATTCAGTTTATGTGGAAACCGTGACCCAAAAGATAAGCGCAATCAACTCTACAAACATTTTCTGCGATTTGTAGAAGTGATAGAACCAATCTATGTTGTTTTAGAAAATGTGCATGGTCTCTTGACCATGCGAGATACAGATGGCGAAAAAATTATTCACAAAATTGTGGAAAGGTTCATTGAAAATGACTATTCTGTGACCTATAAAATATTGGACGCTGCAAATTATGGAGTTCCGCAGCATAGAAAACGCTTGTTTATTATTGCTCGAAAAATGAAGTGGTTTTCTTCAGAGCACTTGTCTAAGAAAACTGTTGCAGATGCGCTTGATGATTTGACAAACCAAGAGAATGTTTTGAACGGTCATGAATTCTTTACACCGACACAAGAAACAATTCAAAAGATACGAAATCTCAAGCAAGGAGAGCGGATGTCTCTCAAATTTAACACCTCAAGACAGAGACTTTTTGCGGATAAGCCATCTCGAACAATTTTGACCAAGCCAATCTACATTCATCCATTTTATAATCGCTTTTTGACCGCACGAGAACTCGCGAGATTGCAGAGTTTTCCTGACAACTTTCTCTTTTGCGGGTCAAAAATAGACAAAGTCAAGCAGATAGGGAATGCAGTCCCTCCGTTGCTTGCGAAAAAAATAGCAGAATCACTGAGGTGCACACCATGA
- a CDS encoding TrbC/VirB2 family protein: MWNKLFFIALLVSIVFVQAAYAELDFDTELSSDEEATIDEILEPVMKVYRFIKYTATVIGVLMLVFAGISFATSGGDNAQKERAKNTAAGVVVGLILIWVAPLIVEYIFT, translated from the coding sequence ATGTGGAATAAACTTTTTTTTATAGCTCTCTTAGTGAGCATTGTCTTTGTGCAGGCAGCGTATGCAGAGTTAGACTTTGACACAGAACTAAGCTCTGATGAAGAAGCGACCATTGACGAAATTCTTGAGCCAGTGATGAAAGTGTACCGCTTCATCAAATACACTGCAACAGTTATTGGCGTTTTGATGCTCGTGTTTGCAGGGATTAGCTTTGCGACATCAGGCGGAGACAATGCGCAAAAAGAACGGGCAAAGAATACAGCAGCAGGTGTAGTTGTGGGCTTGATCTTGATCTGGGTTGCGCCGCTGATTGTGGAGTACATCTTCACATGA